From Gloeocapsopsis sp. IPPAS B-1203, one genomic window encodes:
- a CDS encoding carbohydrate ABC transporter permease encodes MKLFWAAPVLYTILIFYSVLTLLPFAWALSASFKPLAEIVSGVDSLIPQQFTIENYQQVFTQEPLFLRWFFNSVFVAVCVTIGNLLFNSMAGYALARIRFPGNQIWFFIILAVLMVPGQVTLIPTFLILKNLGWLNSYQGLIVPSIVNATFIFMMRQFFINFPKELEEAAALDGLGYLETFFRVVLPLAKPALAAQAIFIFMGAWNNFLTPLLILSDPEMFTLPLGLNTFKGQYISYWNYIMAASMIFTLPALLIYAFFNRYFIQGVTFTGGKG; translated from the coding sequence ATGAAATTGTTTTGGGCTGCACCTGTTTTATATACAATTTTGATTTTTTATTCTGTTCTAACACTTCTACCTTTTGCTTGGGCGCTATCTGCTTCATTTAAACCATTAGCAGAAATTGTTTCAGGGGTAGATAGTTTAATTCCACAGCAATTTACAATAGAAAATTATCAACAAGTTTTTACTCAAGAGCCTTTATTTTTGAGGTGGTTTTTTAATAGCGTATTTGTTGCTGTATGTGTAACAATAGGAAATTTGTTATTTAACTCTATGGCAGGGTATGCTTTAGCTCGAATTCGTTTTCCTGGCAATCAAATATGGTTTTTTATTATACTAGCTGTTTTAATGGTTCCTGGACAAGTTACTTTAATTCCTACTTTCTTAATATTAAAAAATTTAGGATGGTTAAATTCATATCAAGGTTTGATTGTTCCTAGCATTGTGAATGCCACTTTCATTTTTATGATGCGGCAGTTCTTTATTAATTTTCCTAAGGAATTAGAAGAAGCAGCAGCATTAGATGGATTGGGTTATTTAGAAACTTTTTTTCGAGTTGTGTTGCCATTAGCAAAACCAGCTTTAGCTGCACAAGCAATTTTTATATTTATGGGGGCGTGGAATAATTTTTTAACTCCTTTACTAATTTTGTCAGATCCAGAAATGTTTACTTTACCACTAGGATTAAATACATTTAAGGGACAGTACATTAGTTATTGGAATTACATCATGGCAGCATCAATGATTTTTACATTGCCAGCTTTGTTGATCTATGCCTTTTTTAATCGATACTTTATTCAAGGAGTGACTTTTACAGGAGGTAAGGGGTAA
- a CDS encoding YebC/PmpR family DNA-binding transcriptional regulator — MAGHSKWANIKRQKARVDAVKGKTFTQLSRAIIVAARNGVPDPAGNFQLRTAIEKAKAAGIPNDNIERAIAKGAGTYADDSAQLEEIRYEGYGSGGVAILIEALTDNRNRTAADLRAAFSKNGGNLGETGCVSWMFAQKGVVILSGAIDEEKLLEASLEGGADSYEIAEDDTAEVFADVGNLEDLSQYLKHEGFVVDDVELRWIPSNSIEVSDVEQARSLLKLIDTLESLDDVQNVTANFEMADQLMELSVT, encoded by the coding sequence ATGGCAGGACATAGTAAATGGGCAAATATTAAGCGACAAAAGGCGCGGGTAGATGCAGTTAAAGGAAAAACTTTTACGCAATTGTCGCGGGCAATTATTGTAGCTGCTAGAAATGGCGTACCCGATCCCGCTGGGAATTTTCAGCTACGAACAGCAATTGAAAAAGCAAAAGCTGCTGGAATACCAAATGATAATATTGAACGGGCGATCGCCAAAGGTGCAGGTACTTATGCAGATGACTCTGCACAACTTGAGGAAATTCGGTATGAAGGCTATGGTTCTGGTGGTGTGGCAATTTTAATTGAAGCGTTGACTGATAACCGCAATCGTACTGCTGCTGACTTGAGAGCCGCATTTAGTAAAAATGGTGGTAATCTCGGTGAAACAGGTTGTGTCAGCTGGATGTTTGCCCAAAAAGGGGTAGTGATACTCTCTGGTGCGATTGATGAAGAGAAACTGTTAGAAGCATCGTTGGAGGGTGGCGCTGATTCGTATGAAATTGCAGAGGATGATACGGCTGAAGTATTTGCAGATGTAGGTAATTTAGAAGATCTCAGTCAATATCTAAAACACGAAGGTTTTGTAGTGGATGATGTGGAGTTACGCTGGATTCCTAGCAATAGTATAGAAGTTAGTGATGTAGAACAAGCGCGATCGCTGTTGAAATTAATTGATACTCTCGAATCTCTTGATGACGTGCAAAATGTGACTGCTAACTTTGAAATGGCAGATCAACTGATGGAGTTAAGTGTGACTTAA
- a CDS encoding FAD-dependent hydroxylase: protein MVLELEQAVCPQLDYDYDLAIVGGGIVGLTLACALQDSGLQVAVIEAKQHSVAASKGQAYAVHQLAARIFEGIGVWDKMLPNIAQYRRVRLSDADYPGVVEFQTTDLGTDVIGYVAEHQALLAPLQEFMQGCSNITYLCPVEVVKTQYQPDGVEITASVNGELQTMRTKLLVAADGARSRIRNAAGIKTRGWQYWQSCIVAFVKPEKLHNDTAYERFWSSGPFAILPLPGNRCRIVWTAPHEEAKALFALDDEQFLVELQRRYGDQMGKLELEGDRFMFPVQLMQSDRYVLPRLALIGDAAHCCHPVGGQGLNLGVRDAAALAQVLQNAYKSSHDIGSIQILQQYERWRKRENLTILGFTDLLDRMFSNDWLPLVVVRRLGLWMLRRIPMFRVYALQLMIGLRGRLPQLAQR, encoded by the coding sequence ATGGTGCTGGAGTTGGAGCAAGCGGTTTGTCCTCAGTTGGACTATGACTATGACTTAGCGATCGTCGGTGGTGGTATTGTGGGGCTGACACTGGCGTGTGCATTGCAAGATTCTGGATTGCAGGTAGCGGTAATCGAAGCAAAACAGCATTCTGTCGCAGCGTCTAAAGGACAAGCTTATGCAGTTCACCAACTGGCAGCACGAATCTTTGAGGGAATTGGTGTTTGGGACAAAATGTTACCCAACATTGCCCAGTATCGCCGAGTGCGGCTTTCTGATGCTGATTACCCTGGTGTCGTTGAATTTCAAACCACAGATTTAGGCACTGATGTTATTGGTTATGTGGCAGAACACCAAGCACTGTTAGCACCGTTGCAGGAATTTATGCAGGGATGCTCTAATATTACCTACCTGTGTCCGGTGGAAGTCGTAAAAACACAATATCAACCAGATGGTGTAGAGATTACAGCTTCTGTAAATGGTGAGTTGCAGACTATGCGTACTAAGTTACTTGTAGCCGCTGATGGGGCGCGATCGCGCATTCGTAATGCCGCAGGAATTAAAACTCGTGGTTGGCAATACTGGCAGTCGTGTATTGTTGCTTTTGTGAAACCAGAAAAGCTTCATAATGATACCGCTTATGAACGGTTTTGGTCGAGTGGTCCATTTGCTATTTTACCGTTACCAGGAAACCGTTGTCGAATTGTCTGGACAGCACCGCATGAAGAAGCAAAGGCTTTATTCGCATTAGATGACGAACAGTTTTTAGTAGAGTTGCAACGCCGTTATGGCGATCAGATGGGGAAATTGGAACTTGAAGGCGATCGCTTTATGTTTCCGGTGCAGTTGATGCAGAGCGATCGCTATGTCTTACCCCGATTGGCTTTAATTGGCGATGCAGCGCATTGTTGTCATCCGGTAGGAGGTCAAGGTTTAAACTTGGGTGTGCGTGATGCAGCGGCTTTAGCGCAGGTGTTGCAAAATGCGTACAAGAGTAGCCATGATATCGGTAGTATTCAGATATTACAGCAATATGAACGTTGGCGCAAGCGGGAAAATCTGACAATTTTAGGTTTTACTGATTTGTTGGATCGGATGTTTTCTAACGATTGGTTGCCGTTGGTAGTCGTGCGACGGTTGGGTTTGTGGATGTTGCGACGAATTCCAATGTTTAGGGTTTATGCGTTGCAGTTGATGATTGGATTGCGGGGGCGTTTGCCTCAATTGGCGCAGAGGTAG
- a CDS encoding DUF72 domain-containing protein, translating to MFRLGCAVWSYKGWVGDFYPAGSRASEFLRLYSRRLTTVEGNTTFYATPDPETVARWAADTPSGFEFCLKLPRELTHQGLLEPAIAGALSFLEQMRGLESRLGPIFAQLPPRYGPEFWEDLTIFLNAWAQEKAELALEVRHPDWFTEPYRSLLNDLLEDLGIGRVLLDSRPIYDTPEDVEILVERRKPQLPLQLSVTASFSLIRFISHPQQELNQSFLQEWVSVVDEWLRQGKRVYFFVHCPQEVRSPGNARYFQQMLEQQDVSVPQLPWDNVDDTPTQLSLF from the coding sequence ATGTTCCGTCTTGGGTGTGCGGTGTGGTCTTATAAGGGTTGGGTTGGTGATTTTTATCCGGCGGGGAGTCGGGCGAGTGAGTTTTTGCGGCTTTATAGTCGGCGATTAACGACGGTTGAGGGAAATACGACTTTTTATGCTACGCCTGATCCTGAAACAGTGGCGCGGTGGGCTGCTGATACACCGTCGGGGTTTGAGTTTTGTTTGAAGTTGCCGCGAGAGTTAACGCATCAAGGATTGTTGGAACCTGCGATCGCTGGTGCGTTGAGTTTTTTAGAACAGATGCGGGGTTTGGAAAGTCGCTTAGGACCAATTTTTGCCCAGTTACCACCGCGATATGGTCCTGAATTTTGGGAAGATTTGACGATTTTTTTGAATGCTTGGGCGCAGGAAAAGGCAGAATTAGCTCTAGAGGTGCGTCATCCTGACTGGTTTACGGAACCTTATAGAAGTCTACTTAATGATTTGTTGGAAGATTTGGGTATTGGGCGTGTTTTGCTTGATTCGCGTCCGATTTATGATACACCTGAAGATGTGGAGATTCTTGTAGAACGTCGCAAGCCTCAGTTACCTTTGCAATTGAGTGTGACTGCATCTTTTAGTTTGATTCGGTTTATTAGTCATCCGCAGCAGGAGTTGAATCAAAGCTTTTTGCAAGAGTGGGTGAGTGTTGTTGATGAGTGGTTGCGTCAAGGGAAACGAGTGTATTTTTTTGTGCATTGTCCGCAAGAAGTGCGATCGCCTGGAAATGCACGGTATTTTCAACAGATGTTGGAACAGCAAGATGTCTCGGTTCCGCAGCTTCCTTGGGATAATGTTGATGATACTCCTACGCAACTGAGTTTGTTTTAG
- a CDS encoding Uma2 family endonuclease — translation MSNQPSGDRVSSTNVGYGTPTHLALSPEQRLTLYDVSWDTYEKLLEAFGEHRAARLTYDRGVLEFMVPLEEHENPSDLIGVFIRTLVEESGWNIKSLASTTLKREDLKKAAEPDKCYYIQNESLVRGRTIDLNFDPPPDLVVEVDITHTDIDKNALYAHLGIPEFWRYDGAVLRIYQLLIGSISRSIY, via the coding sequence ATGAGCAATCAACCGAGTGGCGATCGCGTAAGTAGCACGAATGTGGGATATGGTACTCCAACTCACTTAGCATTGTCTCCAGAGCAGCGGTTAACTTTATATGATGTCAGTTGGGATACTTATGAGAAGTTGCTAGAAGCATTTGGCGAACATCGGGCAGCACGGCTGACTTATGATCGGGGAGTACTAGAATTCATGGTTCCACTGGAAGAACATGAAAATCCTAGTGACTTAATTGGCGTTTTTATTCGCACTCTAGTTGAAGAGAGTGGTTGGAATATCAAAAGCTTAGCATCGACGACTCTCAAGCGTGAAGACTTGAAAAAGGCAGCCGAGCCAGATAAATGCTATTATATCCAAAACGAATCCTTAGTTAGAGGCAGAACGATCGACCTCAACTTTGACCCACCGCCGGATTTAGTAGTGGAAGTAGATATTACTCACACTGATATAGATAAGAATGCGCTCTATGCTCACTTAGGGATACCAGAATTTTGGCGCTATGATGGTGCGGTTCTTAGAATTTATCAGCTTCTAATTGGGAGCATATCAAGAAGTATCTACTAG
- a CDS encoding AraC family transcriptional regulator, producing the protein MNQDISAKSHLQIVPRSPILSSLEVSNLVRVEQHYQPAKESSECCLPHYLVSIHLGQPIQLERILDGRQNPTYLTQGDIMLTPPHTHRKLSWNTDAEFLLLRLEPQLLTSAGSDVDLERIEITPQLRVRDSLLQQIGLALKAELKSNRLDRLYAEAMANALAVHILRRYSTQKHNIRSYTGGLPNHKLQQAIDYIQAHLAEDISLSAIASELGMSQYYFARLFKQSTGYSPYQYLIKCRIERAQELLMHTQHIINVALQVGFASQSQFGRHFKRLTGVTPKQFLMK; encoded by the coding sequence ATGAATCAAGATATTAGTGCAAAGTCTCACTTACAAATTGTGCCGCGATCGCCAATTTTATCAAGTCTAGAAGTATCCAATCTTGTGCGTGTTGAACAACACTATCAACCTGCAAAGGAATCGTCTGAATGTTGTCTTCCTCATTATCTTGTAAGCATTCATCTTGGACAACCTATTCAATTAGAACGCATCCTTGATGGGCGACAAAACCCTACGTATTTAACCCAAGGCGACATCATGCTGACGCCTCCTCACACACATCGCAAATTGTCTTGGAATACTGATGCAGAATTCTTGTTACTTCGCCTTGAACCACAACTTCTGACTTCTGCTGGATCTGATGTCGATCTAGAACGTATTGAAATTACACCACAATTAAGAGTTCGCGATTCCCTACTGCAACAAATCGGTTTAGCACTCAAAGCAGAACTAAAATCAAATCGACTCGATCGCCTTTATGCTGAAGCTATGGCAAATGCCTTAGCAGTTCATATCTTACGACGATACTCAACACAAAAGCACAACATTCGCTCTTATACTGGTGGTTTACCTAACCATAAGCTACAACAAGCAATTGATTATATTCAGGCTCATTTAGCAGAAGATATCTCATTGAGTGCGATCGCATCTGAACTCGGTATGAGCCAATATTACTTTGCCCGACTATTCAAACAGTCTACAGGCTACTCTCCCTATCAGTATCTCATCAAATGCCGTATTGAACGCGCCCAAGAATTATTGATGCACACTCAGCACATTATCAATGTTGCTTTGCAAGTTGGATTCGCTAGCCAAAGTCAATTTGGCAGACACTTTAAGCGCCTTACGGGAGTGACGCCAAAACAATTTTTAATGAAATAG
- a CDS encoding acyl--CoA ligase, giving the protein MTSLKSVTLFNLLTGEENHPAIVAPNKPSLTYRQVRQQIIELAEQLNNFGIKRGSRIAIAMPNSPEMILTYLAAATCGTAAPLNPKYKQEEFAFYYQDTQAIALIVLGDGIAAAQAAVTSEMMLIQATPKSDGTLSLHKIQGQEYPPRTIEQTESEDVAMILHTSGTTSRPKRVPIKHRNLAASAHNIISTYNLSDSDRALCIMPLFHVHGIVASMLSTLASGGTVICPTGFNAMEFWRILSESQPTWYSAVPTMHQLILARAERNQEAIAASRLRFIRSSSSSLPPVVLERLEATFNAPVLEAYSMTEAAHQMTSNPLPPSTRKPGSVGSGFGVEVGIMDEDGKLLSSGQLGEIVVKGANVFDGYENNSEANAKAFRNGWFRTGDQGVIDADGYLALTGRIKELINRGGEKISPVEVDHVLLRHTAVAEALSFAVPHKTLGEDIHAAVVLKDNTVSEQELRQHCSELLAEFKVPRQLHILEELPRGATGKLQRLNMAKLLKLED; this is encoded by the coding sequence ATGACTTCACTTAAATCAGTAACATTATTTAATCTACTAACAGGAGAAGAAAATCATCCAGCAATAGTTGCACCCAATAAACCGAGTTTAACTTATAGACAAGTACGCCAACAGATTATAGAACTTGCTGAGCAGTTAAACAACTTTGGAATTAAACGCGGATCGCGAATTGCGATCGCCATGCCAAATAGCCCTGAAATGATCTTAACTTACCTTGCAGCAGCAACGTGTGGTACAGCAGCCCCACTTAATCCTAAATATAAACAAGAGGAATTTGCGTTTTATTATCAAGACACGCAGGCGATCGCCTTAATTGTTTTAGGAGATGGTATTGCAGCAGCGCAAGCGGCGGTAACTTCTGAGATGATGTTAATTCAAGCAACACCAAAATCTGATGGTACGTTGTCTTTACACAAGATTCAAGGTCAAGAATATCCACCGCGAACAATTGAACAAACAGAATCAGAAGATGTGGCGATGATTTTACATACCAGTGGTACTACGAGTCGCCCCAAGCGCGTACCAATTAAACATCGCAATCTTGCAGCGTCAGCACACAACATCATTAGTACTTACAACTTAAGTGATAGCGATCGCGCTTTATGTATTATGCCGCTGTTTCACGTCCACGGAATTGTTGCTTCAATGCTATCTACCTTAGCATCAGGAGGAACTGTCATTTGTCCTACCGGCTTTAATGCAATGGAGTTTTGGCGGATTTTAAGCGAGTCTCAACCAACATGGTACTCAGCAGTACCAACAATGCATCAACTAATACTAGCAAGGGCTGAACGAAATCAAGAAGCGATCGCCGCAAGTCGTTTAAGGTTTATTCGTTCGAGTAGTTCCTCACTACCTCCAGTTGTTTTAGAACGCTTGGAAGCTACTTTCAATGCTCCAGTACTAGAAGCATACAGCATGACGGAAGCAGCGCATCAAATGACTTCTAATCCGCTACCTCCGAGTACGCGCAAACCTGGAAGTGTTGGTTCTGGGTTCGGTGTAGAAGTGGGAATTATGGATGAAGATGGCAAATTGCTATCGTCAGGGCAATTGGGTGAGATAGTCGTTAAGGGTGCAAATGTGTTTGATGGTTATGAAAATAACTCAGAAGCTAATGCTAAGGCTTTTAGAAACGGTTGGTTTCGTACTGGCGATCAAGGCGTGATTGATGCAGATGGCTATCTTGCTTTGACTGGGCGCATCAAAGAGTTGATTAACCGAGGTGGAGAAAAGATTTCTCCTGTAGAAGTTGATCATGTTTTACTGCGTCATACTGCTGTTGCAGAAGCCCTTTCATTTGCTGTACCGCATAAAACTTTAGGTGAGGATATCCATGCAGCGGTAGTTTTAAAAGATAATACAGTAAGCGAACAAGAATTGCGCCAACATTGTTCAGAACTTCTTGCAGAATTTAAAGTTCCCCGTCAATTGCATATTCTAGAAGAATTACCACGAGGTGCAACGGGTAAATTGCAACGGTTGAATATGGCAAAGTTGCTGAAACTGGAAGATTGA
- a CDS encoding 2-dehydropantoate 2-reductase, producing the protein MKICIVGAGAIGGYIGAKLALAGEQVTLIARGVHLQAIQEKGLTLRSADGTEELVKHVVATQDIAAAGTQDVVIVALKAQSVPSVAASLTALYGDETVVVTAQNGVPWWYFRKLDSPFADYCIQSVDPQGVVEAHIPVDRVIGCVVYPAAELAAPGVVQHIEGDRFSLGELDSTKSDRIQQLSQSFRQAGIKAPVRNQIRNELWVKLWGNLAFNPISALTRCTLEEICQYSLTRELAKNMMLEAQAIAEKLGVEFGISLEQRIEGAEKVGAHKTSMLQDIEAHRSTEVDAIVGAVAELGKLTQTPTPYIDAIYASVKLLEKSVI; encoded by the coding sequence ATGAAAATTTGTATTGTTGGTGCAGGTGCTATTGGAGGATATATTGGTGCTAAGTTGGCGCTTGCTGGCGAACAAGTTACTTTAATTGCACGCGGGGTGCATCTGCAAGCTATACAGGAAAAAGGTTTAACGCTACGTAGTGCAGATGGTACAGAAGAGTTAGTTAAACATGTTGTTGCGACGCAAGATATTGCTGCTGCTGGAACTCAAGATGTCGTGATTGTGGCGTTGAAAGCGCAGAGTGTACCAAGTGTTGCGGCTAGTTTAACTGCGTTGTATGGTGATGAAACTGTTGTTGTTACTGCCCAAAATGGCGTTCCCTGGTGGTATTTTCGTAAACTAGATAGTCCTTTTGCTGATTATTGCATTCAGTCTGTCGATCCTCAAGGAGTTGTGGAAGCGCATATTCCTGTCGATCGCGTGATTGGGTGTGTGGTGTATCCTGCTGCTGAACTTGCAGCCCCAGGAGTAGTACAACATATTGAGGGCGATCGCTTTTCTTTGGGCGAACTGGATAGTACTAAGAGCGATCGCATTCAACAACTATCGCAAAGTTTTCGTCAAGCTGGAATCAAAGCCCCTGTTCGCAACCAAATCCGCAATGAGTTGTGGGTGAAACTGTGGGGAAATTTAGCTTTTAATCCCATTAGTGCGTTAACTAGATGCACATTAGAAGAGATTTGTCAATATTCTTTGACGCGAGAACTGGCAAAAAATATGATGCTTGAAGCGCAGGCGATCGCAGAAAAACTGGGAGTTGAGTTTGGTATTTCCCTAGAGCAACGTATCGAAGGAGCAGAAAAAGTAGGCGCACACAAAACCTCGATGTTACAAGACATTGAAGCGCACAGATCGACTGAAGTGGATGCGATCGTTGGTGCAGTTGCAGAACTCGGAAAATTAACGCAGACACCAACTCCTTATATTGATGCGATTTATGCGAGTGTTAAATTACTTGAAAAATCCGTAATTTGA
- a CDS encoding alpha/beta hydrolase: MLWLIVPLGVMIGVVGFGVIYQALATSRDRRKFPPSGKLIEINGKTWHYQIMGEGHLTVVVDSGTGGTHLDWQLVQPEVAKFARILTYDRAGYGWSDISSESRTAEQVVSELRQLLREVEIEPPYVLVGMSLSGLFSRLFAYCYPEEVAGMVLVDVAHERMYEETPVEWVELNQRLERFLTHVVPIIARIGLLRLLVAFDSLPMAAGLFQKFPPSMQPLAKALYSQTQFGKTFAQESAAVSISMSQVEQARKIKPFPDIPLIVLSSGKPDFDITQDVLQKLQELHADLASESPQGIHIIARESGHAIQLDKPELVVDAIRQVVEQVLCGSTP, from the coding sequence ATGCTATGGCTTATTGTACCCCTTGGGGTAATGATTGGAGTAGTCGGGTTTGGAGTCATTTATCAAGCACTTGCCACAAGTCGCGATCGCCGAAAGTTTCCGCCATCTGGAAAATTAATTGAAATCAATGGTAAAACTTGGCACTATCAAATTATGGGTGAAGGTCACTTAACAGTCGTTGTAGATAGTGGAACCGGAGGCACTCACTTAGATTGGCAACTAGTGCAGCCTGAAGTGGCTAAATTTGCGAGGATTTTAACCTACGATAGAGCGGGTTATGGCTGGAGTGATATAAGTTCAGAATCACGCACGGCTGAACAAGTTGTTAGTGAGTTGCGGCAACTTTTGAGAGAGGTTGAAATTGAGCCGCCATATGTCTTAGTGGGAATGTCTTTAAGTGGTTTATTTAGTCGCTTATTTGCCTATTGCTATCCAGAAGAAGTTGCAGGGATGGTTTTAGTGGATGTTGCTCATGAGAGAATGTATGAGGAGACACCAGTCGAATGGGTTGAATTGAACCAACGACTTGAAAGATTTTTAACTCATGTAGTGCCGATTATAGCTCGTATCGGGCTGCTTCGTTTGCTTGTCGCTTTTGATTCTTTGCCTATGGCGGCTGGTCTATTTCAAAAATTTCCACCTTCAATGCAACCTCTTGCTAAAGCACTCTATTCTCAAACACAGTTTGGCAAAACCTTTGCTCAAGAGTCAGCTGCGGTATCAATAAGCATGAGCCAGGTTGAACAAGCACGAAAGATAAAGCCATTTCCTGACATCCCTCTAATTGTCTTGTCGTCTGGAAAGCCAGACTTCGATATAACCCAAGATGTGCTTCAGAAACTGCAAGAATTACATGCAGATTTGGCTAGTGAGTCCCCCCAAGGCATTCATATTATTGCTCGCGAAAGTGGACACGCAATCCAACTCGATAAACCAGAGTTAGTCGTTGATGCAATTCGTCAAGTTGTGGAACAAGTGCTTTGTGGTAGTACTCCATAA
- a CDS encoding EcsC family protein translates to MTDPKQSPASDASDIEVTILPPKTENSTSSPKNTETEDKSDAASLFDFFAKTVGDVTVAVATTAAQTGLSLAQTAVEAGEAATKQTHDLISQATQTAGEAVSFVGDNWLVRRFSRVLNLQWIVGATDNVDVTKATEEVRKLQREYPHESPSEIAHRIMVEKATYAGGIGLASSILPGAALALLAVDLAATTRLQAEMVYQIAAAYGLDLKEPARKGEVLAIFGLALGGGRLLRTAGLGLLRNIPFAGAMIGSSSNAAIMYSVGYAACRFYEAKLDNNTSIDSEETLADIKEQSDRYAETAIAQEAVMDQVLVHMILATHPEKSWEEILPELKNLHFSESSLASIGNNIKSPQPLETLLNQLNRDFAIPLLAQCYRIAQKDGIITPEAARIMEAIADKFDLDLNSIQATVNQGQS, encoded by the coding sequence ATGACAGATCCCAAGCAATCGCCTGCATCCGATGCATCAGATATTGAAGTGACAATTCTTCCGCCAAAAACTGAGAATTCCACGTCTTCTCCAAAAAACACAGAAACAGAGGATAAATCTGATGCTGCATCACTATTTGATTTCTTTGCCAAAACAGTTGGTGATGTCACTGTAGCAGTAGCAACGACTGCTGCCCAAACAGGCTTATCTCTGGCTCAAACTGCAGTAGAAGCTGGTGAAGCAGCGACAAAACAAACACACGATCTCATTTCTCAAGCAACACAAACTGCTGGCGAAGCGGTTAGCTTTGTTGGCGACAACTGGTTAGTACGTCGCTTTTCTCGCGTTCTCAATCTGCAATGGATAGTCGGCGCAACTGATAACGTTGATGTCACAAAAGCAACCGAGGAAGTGAGAAAGTTACAACGAGAGTATCCCCATGAGTCACCCAGTGAAATCGCCCATCGCATCATGGTGGAAAAAGCTACATACGCCGGTGGAATTGGTTTAGCAAGTAGTATTCTCCCAGGTGCGGCTTTAGCATTGCTTGCAGTTGATTTAGCTGCAACGACACGCTTGCAAGCAGAAATGGTGTACCAGATTGCAGCTGCTTACGGACTTGATTTAAAAGAACCAGCACGTAAAGGTGAAGTTTTAGCAATCTTCGGTTTAGCATTAGGTGGTGGACGTTTATTGCGTACCGCAGGCTTAGGCTTACTGCGTAATATTCCCTTTGCTGGGGCAATGATTGGTTCAAGTTCTAATGCGGCAATTATGTATTCAGTAGGATATGCAGCTTGTCGCTTTTATGAGGCTAAGTTAGATAACAATACCTCAATCGATTCTGAGGAAACACTCGCAGACATAAAAGAACAAAGCGATCGCTATGCTGAAACGGCGATCGCCCAAGAAGCTGTCATGGATCAAGTTCTCGTACACATGATCCTAGCAACTCACCCAGAGAAATCCTGGGAAGAGATTCTCCCTGAATTAAAAAACCTTCATTTCAGTGAATCTTCACTCGCAAGCATTGGTAACAACATCAAATCACCCCAACCTCTAGAAACACTTTTAAACCAACTTAATCGCGATTTTGCAATTCCTTTGTTGGCACAGTGTTATAGAATTGCTCAAAAAGATGGCATTATCACACCCGAAGCAGCACGAATTATGGAAGCGATCGCTGATAAGTTCGATCTTGACTTAAACTCAATTCAAGCAACAGTGAATCAAGGTCAATCTTAA